A region of the Longimicrobiales bacterium genome:
CTGCAGACGGACGGCGGTCGCGCGGCACCCCCGCGCGGCCGCTTCGCATATTCGCCCGGCGACAGGATCGCAGGCGACCTCACGGTGATCGGCCACCTGGCCGTGGGCCGGTTCGGGCAGCTCTACCAGGTGTGGAGCGCGAACGAGTGGTGCGCGCTCACCTGCAAGATCGTTTCGCCCCAGCGCCGCGACGACCGCGCCGCCCTCGCCGCGCTGCGCCGCGAAGCGCGCATCCTGCGACGCGTCCGACATCCCACGATCGTGCGCGGATTCGGCGGCGGCGAACACGACGGCCTGCCCTTCCTGCTGATGGAGTACCTCGAGGGGCCGTCGCTGTTCGACGTGATCGAGAACCGTCCGGATCGGCAGCTCGAGCCGAACGACGCGGTTCGTGTCGCGGTTCATATCGGCGCCGCGCTCTACCACCTGCACCGTCGCGGCTTCCTCTACCTCGACATGAAGCCCGCCAACATGCTGCTGCGCGACGGTGTGCCCGTGCTCATCGATCTCGATGCAGTGCGTCGCATCAGCGACCAGGCGCGTCCCGTGCGACGCGTCGGCACCGCGCCGTACATGGCACCCGAGCACGTGCGCCGCGAGCCGCTCTCACGTGCATGCGACGTCTACGGGCTCGGTGCACTGCTCTACGAGATGCTCACCGGCCGCTGGCCCTTCGAGCACGTGTACGAGGAGGAGGAGCTGTCCGACGACGACGCGCGCCAGTACCCGCAGATCCGCGGCGAGGCGCCGCCGCCGGTCCGTGACTTCGTGCCGGGTGTGAGTGCGTCACTGGAGCGGGTTGTGATGAAGTGTCTCGCTCCCGATGCCGCGAACCGGTACGAGTCGATGCATCCACTGCTGGTGGAGCTGGCGGAAGAGCTGGACGAGCCCGCGGCACTGTGGCCGGCTGGGGTCACGACGGAGCGGCGGAGCACGCCCAGAGGGTAGACTCGCCTCGTTCACGCAGAGACGCGGAGGAGCAGAGGCGCTGGTTCTTTCTTTCGCGCCTTTTTTTCACACAGAGGTCACAGCGGACACGGAGGGCACAGCCGTCCGGTGACGCCCGCACCCTTCTCGGCATCGAGACATCTCTTCTTTTAGTGGGGGCTTACCGGCGCCGAGCGTTACCGGGTGCCAGGATCGTCATGCCGCCGCGAAGCACCTACAAGAAAAAGATGCTGAAATGCAGGTGAGTCGGCGTAAGCTCGTCGAAGCCGCTGTGACCTCAGTGCCCACTGTGACCTCTGTGTGAAAAGAGAGCGGCGAGAAAGAACCTGCGTCTCTGCTCCTCCGCGTCTCTGCGTGAAACGAGGCAAGCCCCCGCATATCGGTCACACGAAGAAGACGCTAGCCCTGGACGACACTCCCGCTCTG
Encoded here:
- a CDS encoding serine/threonine-protein kinase, which encodes MKKTSIAQPRRLGLLQTDGGRAAPPRGRFAYSPGDRIAGDLTVIGHLAVGRFGQLYQVWSANEWCALTCKIVSPQRRDDRAALAALRREARILRRVRHPTIVRGFGGGEHDGLPFLLMEYLEGPSLFDVIENRPDRQLEPNDAVRVAVHIGAALYHLHRRGFLYLDMKPANMLLRDGVPVLIDLDAVRRISDQARPVRRVGTAPYMAPEHVRREPLSRACDVYGLGALLYEMLTGRWPFEHVYEEEELSDDDARQYPQIRGEAPPPVRDFVPGVSASLERVVMKCLAPDAANRYESMHPLLVELAEELDEPAALWPAGVTTERRSTPRG